The sequence below is a genomic window from Candidatus Bathyarchaeota archaeon.
CTGATGTAAATTCTGTTCCATCAGAGGTGGACTTGGCGGTGATCGCCGTCCCAGCAAAGATAGTGCCAATAGTTGCTGAGCAATGCGGACAAAAAGGTGTGAGGGGAATTACCGTCTTATCTGCTGGTTTTAGCGAAACCGGAAAAGAAGGCGCCATGCTTGAAAGGAACCTTGTCGACATTTGTCGAAGATATGGGATGCGACTGCAAGGACCAAACTGCCTTGGAATAATCAACGTTAGGGGGCGAATGAACGCGTCATTCGCGGCTGCCAATCCACTACCTGGAAGAATAGCCTTCGTATCGCAGAGCGGCGCTCTTGGAAGCGCCATTCTTAATCTCGCCATCCAGAAGGACATAGGTTTCACAAGTTTCGTCAGCCTCGGCAATGAAGCGGACTTAACCGCTGCAGATTTTCTCGAGGAACTGGCAAATGATAATGAGACCAATGTGATCGGGCTCTATATTGAGGGAATAAAGGACGGGGAGCGCTTCATAAATGTTGCGAAAGAGGCAACTAAAAGGAAACCAGTAGTCGCATTAAAGGCGGGAACAACTGAGGTTGGAATCAGGGCGGTCTCATCCCACACTGGATCTCTCGCTGGCTCTGACACAGCCTTCACAGAGGTATTCAGAAAGACATCTATTATCAGGGTGAATACCTTAGAGGAACTATTCAATGTGGTCATAGCATTTGGCGAACAGCCTCTCCCAAAGGGGAAAAGAACGCTCATCATAACTAACGGCGGTGGCCCCGGAATTCTGGCCGCAGATATGTGCGAACGGATTGGACTTGAGTTACCTCTGCTAGAGTATGATATTCGAGAGGAGCTGAGAAAATCGCTTCCTCCGCATGCAAGTTTGAATAATCCAATCGATATTCTTGGAGACGCTGATGAGACTAGATACAAAGTTGCTCTCGAGGCCGGTTTGAAAAGCGAGGTGATCGATGGAATAATCGTAATACTGACGCCTCAAGCAATGACTCCATGCGAAAGAGTATCTGAGGTTTTGTCTGAGATACGTAAAAAATCAAGTAAGCCGATACTCGCCTCTTTCATGGGCCTCGATGACGACTCTATAGCGATAAAAACTCTGCAGAAGAGTGGGGTGCCAAATTATAGTTTTCCCGAATCCGCGGCCTACGCGCTAAAGAGAATGTGTGATTATGTATCAGCCCTTAAACGACAAGAGAATAATATTCCCGTTTTTAACGATGTGGATGACGAGAAGATTAAAGAGATAATTACGAAGGTCAAAAGTAGCGATAGACTGAGTCTCACAGTCGATGAGGCCTTCGAGGTTGCTGAGGCTTACCGAATTCCCATACCTAAGGGCGCTATAGCAAGAAATAGAACAGAGGCGGTCGATATAGCCAATTCTATCGGATACCCGGTTGCGATGAAAATTGTTTCTCCAGAAATACTGCATAAAACTGACGTAGGCGGTGTTATCCTAAATGTTAACTCAAGCTTTGAGGTAGATAGACACTTTGATGAACTGTTGAGAAGGGCGAGTCAACTCATTCCTCAAGCAAAAATATCGGGTATACTGATTCAAGAAATGGTGCAGCAGGGAAAAGAGGTTATTGTAGGCGCAATCAGGGACCGACAGTTCGGTCCATTAATAATGTTTGGACTCGGCGGGATATATGTAAACTTCCTTAGAGATGTTTCCTATAGATTATGCCCCATAACTAGGTCGGAGGCAAAAGAGATGATTGAAGAGACCAAGGCATATACGCTGCTGAGAGGTGTAAGAGGAGAGTCACCCTCAGATATTGATTCCCTGATAGAGGTTATCTTGAAAGTCTCACAGATTATGTATAGATTTCCAGAGATAGTTGAAATGGAGATAAACCCGCTCTTTGTTTATCGGGAGGGAGAAGGCTGCACTGCAATTGACATCCGAGCGACGATTAAAAAGTAACTCATCTTAACGAACCATGCGCACGATATGTCACGACACTATCAATCCTCTAACCCTTTATTGTTCATATGCGAAGGACGCTGAAAGAGGCTACTGATCTCTTCTTATCACATCTCTAAATGCCCAGTAATAGTTAAGAAAATAGTTATGTGCAAAGGCAATTAGAATTCCAATAGATACAGAGATGAGATACCATATTCCAAAAAACTCTGTCAAGACATATGTCACGATCATTTGAACGACGGCTCCTTCAGCTCCGACAATAGCAGACTTAGAAGCACGCTTAAAATGAAACCTGATAAACCTGCTAATTCTACTCATCATTTTCCATCCACTTCTATACCTTCAAATCTTTCACCATATATGTTCTCTCATATTCGCCGCGAACTTTTTCATATAAAGTAGAGATAGCCTTATTTTAGTTATGCCGCAATTCATACAAGATAATCTCAACAAAGTTTTATGAGTATGAAACAATCCAACAATATTTGTGGAGTGTTGACAGAAATGCATAATCATGCCATTTATCTGGCGTCGTTGGAGGGGCTTGCAGGCAAGACTACAATAGCCATTTCATTTGCGCTGCTAGCAAAAGGAGAAGGAATGAAAGTTGGCTATTTCAAACCATTAGGCTTTCGGAGTGATACGAGATCTAAAGAATCTTTTGACGAGGATGCGGTGACCCTCAAGAAGATTACGGGACAAGAGGACAAACCGGAAGACATCTGTCCCCTAACCTTTAAGAGGGAAGCATTGCTTGACGATTTTATGGGTATAGGAATTTCCAGATGCGGTACTCTAATTGTGGAGTCATATAATAAGGTCTCGGCTGGTAAAGAC
It includes:
- a CDS encoding GtrA family protein, translated to MMSRISRFIRFHFKRASKSAIVGAEGAVVQMIVTYVLTEFFGIWYLISVSIGILIAFAHNYFLNYYWAFRDVIRRDQ
- a CDS encoding acetate--CoA ligase family protein, translating into MVLEAFFKPRSIAVIGASREPTKVGHKVFKNLLDSGFPGDVFPINPQADQILGVKCYPDVNSVPSEVDLAVIAVPAKIVPIVAEQCGQKGVRGITVLSAGFSETGKEGAMLERNLVDICRRYGMRLQGPNCLGIINVRGRMNASFAAANPLPGRIAFVSQSGALGSAILNLAIQKDIGFTSFVSLGNEADLTAADFLEELANDNETNVIGLYIEGIKDGERFINVAKEATKRKPVVALKAGTTEVGIRAVSSHTGSLAGSDTAFTEVFRKTSIIRVNTLEELFNVVIAFGEQPLPKGKRTLIITNGGGPGILAADMCERIGLELPLLEYDIREELRKSLPPHASLNNPIDILGDADETRYKVALEAGLKSEVIDGIIVILTPQAMTPCERVSEVLSEIRKKSSKPILASFMGLDDDSIAIKTLQKSGVPNYSFPESAAYALKRMCDYVSALKRQENNIPVFNDVDDEKIKEIITKVKSSDRLSLTVDEAFEVAEAYRIPIPKGAIARNRTEAVDIANSIGYPVAMKIVSPEILHKTDVGGVILNVNSSFEVDRHFDELLRRASQLIPQAKISGILIQEMVQQGKEVIVGAIRDRQFGPLIMFGLGGIYVNFLRDVSYRLCPITRSEAKEMIEETKAYTLLRGVRGESPSDIDSLIEVILKVSQIMYRFPEIVEMEINPLFVYREGEGCTAIDIRATIKK